One window of Dyadobacter sandarakinus genomic DNA carries:
- a CDS encoding sulfatase family protein: MTRLKVRPLLSSFLLCFLLHTSVVVLAQRPNIIFIFSDDHAYQGIGAYGNKLVKTPNIDRIAREGALLTNNLVTNSICGPSRATLLTGKYSHLNGYKRNDRTRFDTGQTLLSETLRKGEYQTAWVGKMHLNSLPAGFDYWKVLPDQGHYYNPQFIGQPNDTTAYTGYVSDLITQFSTEWLEKRDQSKPFFLIVGHKATHREWMPDLQDLGAYDNVDFPLPKTFWDDYKGRVAAGQQDMTIDKTMRMKLDLKMGIDYDKDFGYRRLNAEQRKVFKAYYDKVEKDLAAKNLSGKALIEWKYQRYLRDYFSVANSLDRNIGKLLDYLDKSGLAKNTVVIYASDQGFYLGEHGWFDKRFIYEQSLKTPFVIRYPGAIKPGTRVEELITNIDWAPTVLNIAGVKVPADMQGKSFLPLLKPGTTAAVPWRKEAYYHYYEFPEPHHVYPHFGVRTSRYKLAYFYGGADSWELYDLEKDPDEVANLYGTKGTEALTADLKQKLKGLMQSYKDEEALKILATAKK, encoded by the coding sequence ATGACGCGCCTTAAAGTCCGACCCCTGCTTTCATCCTTCCTTTTGTGTTTTCTGCTGCATACCAGCGTTGTTGTACTGGCTCAAAGGCCCAATATCATCTTCATTTTTTCTGACGATCATGCCTACCAGGGCATTGGCGCTTATGGGAACAAGCTTGTCAAAACACCAAATATTGACCGGATTGCCAGGGAAGGTGCTTTGCTGACCAATAACCTGGTCACCAATTCCATTTGCGGCCCGAGCCGTGCGACCCTGCTGACCGGCAAGTACAGCCACCTGAATGGATATAAACGAAATGACCGTACCCGGTTTGATACCGGCCAGACACTTTTGTCGGAAACGCTCCGCAAAGGAGAATACCAGACTGCCTGGGTCGGGAAAATGCACCTCAACAGCCTGCCTGCCGGCTTCGATTATTGGAAAGTACTGCCCGATCAGGGGCATTATTACAATCCGCAGTTTATCGGTCAGCCCAATGATACCACCGCATACACCGGCTACGTATCCGACCTGATTACCCAATTTTCAACAGAGTGGCTGGAAAAGCGCGACCAGTCCAAACCATTTTTTCTGATCGTAGGACATAAAGCTACCCACCGCGAGTGGATGCCCGATCTGCAGGATCTCGGCGCTTATGACAATGTAGACTTTCCGCTGCCTAAAACCTTCTGGGACGACTATAAAGGTCGCGTGGCAGCAGGTCAGCAGGATATGACCATTGATAAAACCATGCGCATGAAGCTTGACCTTAAAATGGGTATCGACTATGACAAGGATTTTGGTTACCGCCGTCTGAATGCAGAGCAGCGAAAAGTATTTAAAGCTTATTATGATAAAGTTGAGAAAGACCTTGCAGCTAAAAACCTGAGCGGAAAAGCATTGATAGAATGGAAGTATCAACGTTACCTGCGCGACTATTTTTCAGTCGCTAATTCGCTGGACAGAAACATCGGGAAGTTGCTCGACTATCTTGACAAATCAGGTCTGGCCAAAAATACCGTGGTGATTTATGCCTCTGACCAGGGATTTTATCTGGGCGAGCACGGTTGGTTTGACAAGCGTTTTATTTATGAACAATCACTCAAAACACCTTTTGTGATCCGGTATCCCGGTGCTATCAAACCAGGTACGCGGGTGGAGGAGCTGATTACGAACATCGACTGGGCACCCACCGTGCTGAATATTGCCGGTGTGAAAGTACCTGCCGATATGCAGGGAAAATCGTTTCTGCCGTTGCTGAAACCGGGTACTACCGCTGCTGTACCCTGGCGCAAGGAGGCATATTACCATTACTACGAGTTTCCGGAGCCTCACCATGTTTATCCGCATTTCGGGGTGCGTACAAGCCGGTACAAGCTGGCGTATTTCTACGGCGGAGCCGATTCCTGGGAGTTGTATGATCTTGAAAAAGACCCTGACGAAGTAGCAAACCTGTACGGTACCAAAGGCACCGAAGCGCTCACTGCAGACCTCAAACAAAAGCTGAAAGGCCTGATGCAGTCGTACAAGGATGAAGAGGCATTGAAGATACTGGCAACAGCTAAAAAATAA
- a CDS encoding DUF4142 domain-containing protein, with translation MKKMILSAMLLSSALMFSACNTNKTEDSTEVAEEQNEQKLDSTDMDDDAEFAVAAADGGLMEVKLGELAQTNAADPKVKEFGKNMITDHGKAGEELHAAATKKNITLPTGLSDEKQKKYDELAAKKGAEFDKAYVSFMVDDHKDDISEFEKAAKECKDPDLKTWAEGKLPTLRHHLEMAQSLDETKK, from the coding sequence ATGAAAAAGATGATATTGAGTGCCATGCTTCTGAGCTCCGCACTGATGTTTTCAGCCTGTAACACCAACAAAACGGAGGATTCTACCGAAGTAGCGGAAGAACAGAATGAACAGAAATTAGATTCTACCGATATGGACGATGACGCGGAGTTTGCCGTGGCAGCTGCCGACGGCGGACTTATGGAGGTGAAGCTCGGAGAGCTCGCGCAAACCAACGCAGCGGATCCCAAAGTAAAGGAATTTGGCAAGAACATGATCACAGACCATGGTAAAGCTGGTGAAGAACTGCATGCTGCGGCCACCAAGAAAAATATTACGCTGCCTACCGGGCTGAGCGACGAAAAACAGAAGAAGTACGATGAACTTGCTGCAAAAAAAGGCGCCGAATTTGATAAGGCATATGTCTCTTTCATGGTAGATGACCATAAGGATGACATCAGTGAGTTTGAAAAAGCAGCAAAGGAATGCAAGGATCCCGACCTGAAAACCTGGGCGGAAGGTAAATTACCTACATTAAGGCACCATCTTGAAATGGCACAGAGCTTGGACGAAACGAAGAAATAA
- a CDS encoding response regulator, whose protein sequence is MNQEKPFRILLADDDDDDTFLFQEALEQVPLNTELRIADNGMKLMDLLYSSEEAPDLIFLDMNMPVKNGLECLEEIRNSKKFGDTPVVILSTSVAKYLWESAYKGGANLYVQKPNSFIALVDILQKCLSQKSELTRQTAVEQFLLTT, encoded by the coding sequence ATGAATCAGGAAAAACCGTTTAGGATCCTTCTCGCTGACGACGATGATGATGATACCTTTCTATTTCAGGAGGCGCTTGAACAAGTCCCGCTAAATACCGAGTTGAGGATCGCAGATAATGGAATGAAGCTGATGGATCTGCTTTACAGTTCAGAAGAGGCTCCCGACCTGATTTTTCTGGATATGAACATGCCGGTAAAAAACGGGCTGGAATGCCTGGAAGAAATCCGCAATTCCAAAAAATTCGGCGATACGCCCGTAGTCATACTCTCCACTTCCGTTGCCAAATATCTCTGGGAATCCGCCTATAAAGGTGGTGCAAACCTGTACGTACAAAAGCCGAACAGCTTTATTGCCCTTGTGGATATCCTTCAAAAATGCCTTAGCCAGAAGTCGGAACTGACCAGGCAGACAGCCGTGGAACAATTTTTGTTAACGACCTGA
- a CDS encoding biliverdin-producing heme oxygenase yields MQDSTGLGIDPNTFINELRTQTSESHQQLEENMLSKALLLPEVSLADYQTYLSRLYSITLGCETHVFPAIATIFPDLAERYRAARIKNDLIVTGFSAEEVDNIPVPELPFTGQAGAAGVMYVLEGSTLGGRVIYKHVQQHLGLTCEHGASYFCGYGPQTGSMWKAFVSRLTAYADSPEKAGKIIESATQTFTLIDNWLSEAVIESKR; encoded by the coding sequence ATGCAGGATAGTACAGGTTTAGGGATAGACCCAAACACATTTATTAATGAACTGAGAACGCAGACATCGGAAAGCCATCAGCAACTGGAAGAAAATATGCTATCAAAAGCATTGCTGTTGCCCGAAGTATCGCTTGCAGATTACCAGACCTATCTTTCCCGATTGTACAGTATTACGCTTGGCTGCGAAACCCATGTATTTCCTGCCATAGCAACCATCTTCCCCGACCTGGCGGAAAGGTACCGTGCAGCACGGATCAAGAATGACCTCATTGTAACCGGATTTTCAGCAGAAGAAGTGGATAATATCCCGGTCCCAGAACTGCCTTTCACCGGACAGGCCGGTGCGGCTGGTGTCATGTATGTGCTGGAAGGATCAACACTGGGCGGCAGAGTGATTTACAAGCACGTTCAGCAGCATCTCGGCCTGACGTGCGAGCATGGCGCTTCCTACTTTTGCGGGTACGGTCCACAGACCGGCTCAATGTGGAAAGCCTTTGTTTCCCGCCTTACTGCCTATGCTGACAGCCCGGAAAAAGCCGGTAAAATCATCGAAAGCGCAACACAAACTTTCACCCTTATTGACAATTGGCTCAGCGAAGCAGTTATTGAAAGCAAAAGATGA
- a CDS encoding ATP-binding protein has protein sequence MNIRNIVNREIVNLTNCESEPIHIPGSIQPHGFLLGVTQPDYLIEYCSQNTADYTALPPEQVLGKRLSEIFTDELAGQFHAYATAEIDTAKPFVFEINDTPFNTTVHKSGNTFILELEPFPDGTLNLPNLYNQTRKFVSIMEKSSYLLDLCQDIATETRYITGYDRVMIYRFDDDYNGEVIAESRREDLNSFSGQKYPHSDIPVQARELYIRNQLRMIADIHYEPVPLLALDQAGNKSNQSLDLSLSILRSVSPIHIEYMKNMGVGATLTISLLQNQKLWGLIACHHYSPKVLPHYTRLSALLQGHFLTSQIAVREVSEEFEVGQHVDKALVSSLELLHQHEDFIGACHISPLLLELANATGMAIYYNRRLYTSGAVPPEDELLALVHFLGEEYRAESLETDFLASVYDRENLSRHAAGIIYHRILSGTSNAILWFRNEQIETINWAGNPDKAILQNEDGFRLSPRKSFELWREVVKGKSRKWKKSELNAASSFSYALQRHINFQVIRRQEDRNRILNEELKTANKELANLNWISTHDLKEPLRKIQIFASKVLDREDPDLSLQVKDSVERMRFAAEKMQLLIEDILSYSKAGNMEKSFEVKDLNIILENVLTEMADEIREKQVTVEADRLPELQVIPFQIHQLFVNLLGNAIKFSKAGVAPSVKIRLLSVTGSDAGTEKIQQDGLYYRITFEDNGIGFEKEYETRIFDIFQRLNPAHKYPGTGIGLAICKKIMENHRGYIKAEGQLEQGAIFSLYFPVA, from the coding sequence ATGAATATCAGGAATATCGTAAACCGTGAGATTGTTAATCTTACAAACTGTGAAAGTGAGCCAATCCATATCCCGGGCAGCATTCAGCCACATGGATTTCTGCTAGGTGTCACCCAGCCCGATTACCTCATTGAATACTGCAGCCAGAATACGGCTGATTATACAGCACTTCCTCCTGAGCAGGTGTTGGGGAAAAGGTTGTCAGAAATATTTACGGATGAACTTGCCGGGCAGTTCCACGCGTACGCTACTGCAGAAATCGACACTGCAAAGCCTTTCGTTTTTGAGATCAACGATACTCCTTTCAATACGACGGTACACAAGAGCGGGAATACCTTTATTCTTGAGCTGGAACCATTCCCCGACGGCACACTTAACCTGCCCAATCTTTATAACCAAACACGGAAGTTTGTTTCCATTATGGAAAAGTCGAGCTACCTGCTCGACCTTTGCCAGGATATTGCTACGGAGACCCGCTATATTACCGGCTACGACCGGGTCATGATTTATCGGTTTGACGATGATTATAACGGGGAAGTCATCGCCGAGAGCAGGCGTGAGGATCTGAACTCGTTTTCAGGACAAAAATATCCGCACAGCGACATACCGGTGCAGGCGCGTGAGCTTTACATCCGAAATCAGCTGCGTATGATCGCTGATATACATTACGAGCCGGTACCGCTGCTTGCGCTGGACCAGGCTGGTAACAAAAGCAACCAATCTCTGGATCTTAGTCTCTCCATTTTACGGAGTGTATCGCCCATTCATATCGAGTATATGAAAAATATGGGTGTGGGTGCCACACTGACCATTTCACTCCTTCAGAATCAGAAGCTCTGGGGACTGATTGCGTGCCATCACTATTCACCCAAAGTTTTACCGCATTATACCCGCCTGTCGGCTTTGCTGCAGGGGCATTTCCTTACTTCCCAGATTGCAGTGCGCGAAGTATCGGAAGAGTTCGAGGTAGGACAGCATGTGGACAAAGCGCTGGTAAGCTCCCTTGAACTTTTGCATCAGCATGAAGACTTCATCGGAGCCTGCCACATATCACCTTTGCTCCTGGAACTGGCCAATGCTACCGGAATGGCTATTTATTACAACCGGCGGCTTTACACCTCCGGGGCTGTGCCTCCGGAAGACGAGCTCCTGGCACTGGTGCATTTCCTGGGTGAGGAGTACCGCGCCGAAAGCCTTGAAACCGACTTTCTCGCATCGGTTTATGACCGTGAAAATCTTTCCCGCCATGCTGCGGGGATTATTTATCACCGGATCCTTTCCGGTACCTCCAATGCTATTCTCTGGTTTCGGAATGAACAGATAGAGACCATTAACTGGGCAGGAAATCCAGATAAAGCTATTTTACAAAACGAAGATGGTTTCCGCCTGTCGCCGCGCAAGTCCTTTGAACTCTGGAGAGAGGTTGTAAAAGGTAAAAGCCGGAAATGGAAAAAATCCGAGCTGAATGCAGCATCCAGCTTTTCCTATGCATTGCAGCGCCATATCAACTTTCAGGTGATACGCAGGCAGGAAGATCGTAACCGCATCCTGAACGAAGAACTGAAAACCGCCAACAAGGAACTGGCAAACCTGAACTGGATCAGCACACACGACTTGAAAGAGCCGCTGCGCAAGATCCAGATCTTTGCATCCAAAGTGCTCGACCGGGAAGATCCCGACCTTTCGCTGCAGGTCAAAGATTCCGTTGAAAGAATGCGCTTTGCAGCCGAGAAGATGCAGCTGCTGATCGAAGATATACTCTCCTACTCCAAAGCCGGGAACATGGAGAAAAGCTTTGAAGTAAAAGACCTGAACATTATCCTCGAGAATGTGCTGACCGAGATGGCCGATGAGATCCGGGAAAAACAGGTAACTGTGGAGGCAGACAGACTTCCCGAACTTCAGGTGATTCCATTCCAGATACATCAGCTATTTGTAAACCTGCTCGGGAATGCCATCAAATTTTCGAAGGCGGGTGTAGCTCCCAGCGTAAAGATACGTCTGCTCTCCGTGACAGGCTCGGATGCGGGAACGGAGAAAATCCAGCAGGACGGACTTTATTACCGGATCACATTTGAAGACAATGGAATTGGGTTTGAAAAAGAATACGAAACCCGGATTTTCGACATTTTCCAAAGGCTGAACCCAGCACACAAGTACCCCGGTACCGGCATAGGACTCGCCATTTGCAAGAAAATCATGGAAAACCACCGGGGATATATCAAGGCAGAAGGTCAGCTCGAACAAGGCGCCATTTTCAGCCTGTACTTCCCGGTAGCATAG
- a CDS encoding DNA topoisomerase IB gives MSEVSVIGTEEPIISARQIKKLKKDPAATAAAVGLNYITAGAPGYTRKGKSPRFFYLDSQGERVRDKSVIARIRALVLPPAWKEVWVSEDTEGHLQATGIDEAGRKQYRYHPHWNLIRNQTKYYRLLTFSEALPLLREQVERDLRHKEYDLQKVIALVIKLMDKTCIRVGNQRYKLKHGSSGITTLDARAATVTGSRIRFVFTGKKGVKQDISLRDTQLARLVKTYKEMPGKRLFQYYSDHGVKCSLNAHQVNDYIKEHTGAHFSAKDFRTWMGTVTAFEYLSVQEKYTTKRQLTRTLNTCLDVVAAHLGNTRTVCKKYYVHPAVFRSYESGKITRLAGRDVEELTYFSPSEQRVKYLLSHQT, from the coding sequence ATGTCCGAAGTATCAGTTATCGGGACGGAAGAACCAATCATTTCAGCAAGGCAAATTAAAAAACTGAAAAAAGACCCTGCGGCCACAGCGGCTGCAGTGGGATTGAACTATATCACAGCCGGTGCACCAGGCTATACCCGCAAAGGCAAGTCGCCCCGCTTCTTTTACCTGGACTCTCAGGGCGAGCGCGTACGTGACAAAAGTGTTATTGCAAGGATCCGGGCGCTGGTACTGCCGCCAGCCTGGAAAGAAGTGTGGGTCAGTGAGGATACTGAGGGCCATTTACAGGCTACGGGCATTGACGAGGCTGGCCGCAAACAGTACCGGTACCATCCGCACTGGAACCTGATCCGCAATCAAACCAAGTACTATCGCCTCCTGACGTTTTCGGAAGCCCTGCCGCTGCTGCGCGAGCAGGTAGAGCGTGACCTCAGGCACAAGGAATACGACCTGCAGAAAGTAATAGCACTGGTGATAAAGCTTATGGACAAAACCTGCATCCGCGTGGGTAACCAGCGCTACAAGCTAAAACACGGTTCCTCAGGAATTACCACGCTGGACGCGCGCGCTGCCACCGTTACAGGCAGCAGGATCCGTTTTGTTTTTACCGGAAAAAAAGGGGTAAAACAGGATATATCCCTCCGCGATACACAGCTGGCCCGACTGGTTAAAACATATAAGGAAATGCCGGGTAAAAGGCTTTTTCAATACTACTCTGATCACGGGGTTAAATGCTCGCTGAATGCACACCAGGTCAATGACTACATCAAGGAACATACGGGAGCACACTTTTCGGCCAAGGATTTCAGGACCTGGATGGGAACAGTGACGGCATTCGAGTACCTGTCGGTTCAGGAAAAATATACCACCAAGCGCCAGCTTACACGCACGCTGAATACCTGCCTGGACGTTGTTGCGGCCCACCTCGGCAATACGCGCACTGTTTGTAAAAAGTACTATGTGCATCCTGCCGTATTCCGGTCATACGAAAGCGGCAAGATCACGCGCCTTGCAGGACGGGATGTGGAAGAACTGACGTACTTCTCACCCAGCGAGCAGCGGGTGAAATACCTGCTGTCGCATCAAACGTAA
- a CDS encoding ferritin-like domain-containing protein gives METNENLVEVLNDLVRINNDRIEGYERALTEVEDIDIDLRGIFQKMANESRENISELSAEIRSLGGEVASGTTGSGKIYRVWMDIKATFTGHDRTSALESCEYGEDAAQEAYDDALATDVDLPVGIRQLIANQKAELLESHNLIKKYRDLHQEVSR, from the coding sequence ATGGAAACCAATGAAAATCTCGTGGAGGTACTGAACGACCTTGTCAGGATTAACAATGACCGGATTGAAGGTTATGAAAGAGCACTCACCGAAGTAGAAGACATTGATATTGATCTGAGAGGAATTTTCCAGAAAATGGCCAATGAGAGCCGTGAAAATATAAGTGAATTAAGTGCCGAAATCCGCAGCCTGGGTGGTGAAGTAGCCTCCGGAACTACCGGATCGGGCAAGATCTACAGAGTTTGGATGGATATCAAGGCTACCTTCACAGGTCACGACAGGACTTCGGCCCTGGAAAGCTGTGAGTATGGGGAAGATGCCGCACAGGAAGCCTATGACGATGCACTGGCTACCGATGTAGACCTGCCCGTAGGCATTCGTCAGCTGATCGCCAATCAAAAAGCAGAACTGCTTGAATCGCATAACCTGATTAAAAAATACCGTGACCTGCACCAGGAAGTAAGCCGGTAA
- a CDS encoding LolA family protein — translation MLNFKTNVLRLSFMLVASLCCIDASAQGDKKSSEILEAMSARYQKIKSFKAVFTYKPTGEKPLKGEATVKGTKFRLKMAGQEIFNDGKLMATYIKETNEVNLQDFDPTQTGDLDPTKIYSAYKKGFKYKYLQEKKEGAKTLDVVELTSTNKNSQVDKVQIEVEKATRAISSWKIFQKNGQQVTYKVDQFQPDVKVADSYFAFNTKDYPGVEVVDLR, via the coding sequence ATGCTGAATTTCAAAACCAATGTACTTCGTTTGTCCTTTATGCTGGTGGCTTCACTTTGCTGCATAGACGCCAGCGCGCAGGGCGATAAAAAATCCTCAGAGATCCTGGAAGCCATGAGCGCCCGGTACCAGAAAATCAAATCGTTCAAAGCGGTATTTACCTATAAACCCACAGGCGAGAAGCCGCTGAAAGGGGAAGCTACCGTAAAAGGCACCAAATTTCGCCTGAAAATGGCCGGTCAGGAAATCTTCAATGATGGCAAGCTGATGGCAACCTACATTAAGGAAACGAATGAAGTGAACCTGCAGGATTTTGACCCGACACAAACCGGTGACCTGGATCCTACCAAGATTTATTCAGCTTATAAAAAAGGATTTAAATACAAATATCTGCAGGAAAAGAAAGAGGGAGCCAAAACGCTGGATGTGGTAGAACTGACATCCACCAATAAGAACAGCCAGGTGGATAAAGTGCAGATTGAAGTTGAAAAAGCCACCAGGGCTATCAGCAGCTGGAAAATTTTCCAGAAAAACGGGCAGCAGGTTACCTATAAAGTGGACCAGTTTCAGCCTGACGTAAAAGTTGCCGACAGCTACTTTGCATTCAATACCAAAGATTACCCCGGTGTGGAAGTGGTCGATTTGCGATAA
- a CDS encoding FtsK/SpoIIIE family DNA translocase codes for MSVNKPRANAPRPKETEEKRPRFRVSLDWEHIFKSPKNTLSWGTFFIILSIILEVSFFSHIVTGLSDQSVIDSLGNESIRDAGRQTRNFFGVLGAVLSHFFVYRWFGIGALLIPVVPFMAGWKMAFGKELLPLGKVTKEVIFFALWTSLLMGYVILMSNTESNLSFMAGGIGYISNIYLFDWLKWGSIIPIIFALFVFSVSFYNVKSVIDTWQQNKAAREPEPVEQQEEIPEVEVPAEAEIEPVHESSIVAVVNDTYDDDDEETEEEAGELVEAEAAEMKVTMLAASERKEVAMPLEMAVKSDPVIPVLQAAGPPSLELELEDTTHAESAPAEDLEDEDVNATILREFGQYDPQLDLPSYQFPNIGLLNDAIDNQHEKVTQEELESNKIRIVETLGSYGINISKIKATIGPTVTLYEIIPEAGVRISKIKNLEGDIALSLAALGIRIIAPMPGRGTIGIEVPNKNRETVFIRSVLSNERFLKANYDLPVVLGKTISNDIHIADLAKMPHLLMAGATGQGKSVGLNVILASLIYKKHPAELKFVLVDPKKVELTLFNKLERHFLAKLPNSEEAIITDTKKVIFTLNSLCIEMDSRYDLLKEAAVRNLKEYNAKFAQRRLNPEKGHRFLPYIVLVIDELADLMMTAGKEVETPIARLAQLARAVGIHLVVATQRPSVKVITGLIKANFPARLSFRVTSSIDSRTILDMGGAEQLVGQGDMLLAINSEVIRLQCPFIDTREIEDVCDYIGGQRGYDEAYALPEYEGEDAAEGRGELNPDDFDGLLPDAARLIVTHQQGSTSLIQRKMKLGYNRAGRIMDQLEVLGVVGPFTGSKARDVMFHDLSGLEEHLRVMGIS; via the coding sequence ATGTCAGTTAACAAACCGAGAGCAAACGCACCGCGCCCGAAAGAAACAGAGGAGAAAAGACCGCGATTCCGTGTTTCTCTGGACTGGGAGCATATTTTTAAAAGTCCCAAAAACACCCTCTCGTGGGGTACGTTCTTCATCATTCTCAGCATTATTCTCGAAGTATCTTTCTTCTCACACATTGTTACGGGTCTTTCCGACCAGAGTGTTATTGATAGTCTGGGCAACGAGTCCATCCGCGATGCAGGCCGCCAGACGCGCAACTTCTTCGGGGTACTGGGGGCTGTACTTTCCCATTTCTTTGTGTACCGGTGGTTTGGGATCGGTGCACTGCTGATTCCCGTAGTCCCTTTTATGGCGGGCTGGAAAATGGCTTTCGGCAAGGAGCTGCTCCCGCTCGGGAAAGTGACCAAAGAGGTTATTTTCTTTGCATTGTGGACCAGCCTGCTCATGGGCTATGTAATCCTGATGAGCAATACGGAGAGTAATCTGAGCTTCATGGCCGGTGGAATTGGTTACATCAGCAACATCTACCTGTTTGACTGGCTGAAATGGGGAAGCATTATACCCATCATTTTCGCACTCTTCGTTTTCTCAGTTTCCTTTTACAATGTAAAATCGGTGATCGATACCTGGCAGCAGAATAAGGCAGCCAGAGAGCCGGAGCCGGTGGAGCAGCAGGAAGAGATCCCGGAAGTGGAAGTACCCGCCGAAGCAGAGATAGAACCTGTGCATGAAAGCAGCATTGTCGCAGTCGTAAATGATACGTATGACGATGACGACGAAGAAACGGAGGAGGAGGCAGGAGAGCTAGTGGAGGCCGAAGCGGCCGAAATGAAGGTGACCATGCTTGCGGCATCGGAGCGGAAAGAAGTTGCAATGCCCCTGGAGATGGCTGTAAAGTCGGACCCTGTCATTCCGGTACTGCAGGCCGCAGGACCACCTTCGCTTGAACTGGAACTGGAAGATACCACCCATGCGGAGTCAGCACCTGCCGAAGACCTGGAAGATGAAGATGTGAATGCGACGATCCTGCGTGAGTTCGGCCAGTATGACCCGCAGCTGGACCTGCCTTCTTACCAGTTCCCGAACATCGGGTTGCTGAATGATGCGATCGATAACCAGCATGAAAAGGTTACCCAGGAAGAGCTGGAAAGCAACAAGATCAGGATTGTGGAAACCCTGGGCAGCTATGGTATCAACATTTCCAAGATCAAGGCGACCATTGGCCCTACGGTAACATTGTACGAGATCATTCCGGAGGCGGGGGTACGTATTTCAAAAATCAAAAACCTGGAAGGTGACATTGCCCTCAGCCTCGCGGCACTGGGTATCAGGATCATCGCACCGATGCCAGGCCGCGGAACCATCGGGATTGAAGTGCCGAACAAGAACCGCGAGACGGTGTTTATCCGCTCGGTACTTTCCAATGAACGTTTCCTGAAAGCCAATTACGACCTGCCGGTAGTACTCGGGAAAACGATTTCTAACGACATTCACATTGCCGATCTGGCCAAGATGCCGCACTTGCTCATGGCAGGGGCCACCGGTCAGGGTAAGTCGGTGGGGCTGAACGTAATCCTGGCTTCCCTCATTTATAAAAAGCACCCTGCTGAGCTGAAGTTTGTACTGGTAGATCCCAAGAAAGTAGAGCTGACCCTTTTTAACAAGCTGGAAAGACACTTCTTGGCCAAGCTTCCCAACTCTGAGGAGGCGATCATCACCGATACCAAAAAAGTGATCTTTACCCTGAATTCCCTTTGTATAGAAATGGATTCACGGTACGACCTGCTGAAAGAAGCCGCCGTCCGGAATTTAAAAGAATACAATGCAAAGTTCGCCCAGCGCCGGCTAAACCCCGAAAAAGGCCACCGGTTCCTGCCTTATATTGTGCTGGTGATTGATGAGCTTGCCGATCTGATGATGACTGCGGGTAAAGAGGTGGAAACACCCATCGCACGTCTGGCGCAGCTGGCACGGGCTGTCGGTATCCACCTCGTGGTCGCTACGCAGCGTCCCTCGGTGAAGGTAATTACCGGTCTAATCAAGGCCAACTTCCCGGCACGGCTTTCGTTCCGGGTTACGTCCAGCATCGACTCCCGTACGATCCTGGACATGGGTGGAGCAGAGCAGCTGGTAGGACAGGGGGATATGCTGCTGGCGATCAACTCGGAAGTGATCAGGCTGCAATGCCCTTTTATTGATACCCGTGAAATTGAGGACGTTTGCGATTACATCGGCGGGCAGCGCGGCTACGACGAGGCCTATGCATTGCCGGAATATGAAGGTGAGGATGCCGCAGAAGGCCGCGGCGAGCTGAATCCCGATGACTTTGATGGTTTGTTGCCCGACGCTGCCAGACTGATCGTGACGCACCAGCAGGGTAGTACCTCACTCATTCAGCGCAAGATGAAGCTGGGTTACAACCGCGCCGGCCGCATTATGGATCAGCTGGAAGTACTTGGCGTAGTAGGACCCTTTACAGGCAGCAAGGCGCGGGACGTGATGTTCCACGATCTGAGCGGACTGGAAGAACATCTGCGGGTAATGGGTATTTCCTAG